From the genome of Primulina huaijiensis isolate GDHJ02 chromosome 11, ASM1229523v2, whole genome shotgun sequence:
TCTTTGTATTGTTAAAATTGTGTCTTAGTCCAATATAATTTAGTTTTTTAccattttagttatttttcattAGGAGTTTTGATGTTTCTTTATATATGTGAACTACTATTGTAGAAAGCAACCTGAATTTTGTGGGGGTGGCCATTAGGGTTCACAAGGAGACTCGATATTTTGTTTGGTTCTTTCGATTGTCAATCATGTTCGAGATATCTTGCAATCACAGAAAGACAACCAAAAGCAAGACGAGTTGATTCCGTTGTTTGACATATTGATAGAagcatattaaatatttttttttttaattcttaagTTTTGATTGACGCGATGCGTAAATAGTCCACGAGTTTGTCAAATATTTAGAGATTTTGTGAAATATTCGAAATTGGAACGATTCATGTTCTATAGAAAAAAGTTTTGTAATAAAAAAGTAGATCACTATAGGTTATGCATGTCActgttttttctttatttggaAATTCTCAGCCTTGTTCTTGCATGTGTGGGTCATGTACATACATTATATGCAATGTTGTAAATGGCCTCGACCGCTAGGTGGTGTCTACGTAgttattttttataacaaatatttatatgtaattatatataaatatgctatataataataaataatcattatttttatgtaatatacacaaaatacaaatacatatataaatacaaaCTAACAAATAATTAAAGTGACTGCTGATGGCAACGACGACGGTTGAAGATAATTGATAAAAGACATCTGacaccaaaaataaatacaaaacataataaattgtgtttttattatatctatagtttttttttaaaaaattgatggaATTTgactgattttgaaaattaatcgaCTTTGACAGTTAATTAGGACATCAAAATAATTGATCGCCTCGATCGCATGTTCAGCCGCCTCCCAACAACTCGCTGGCCATATAACCTCGGACTGCCTATAGAGACCGCCTTAGACGAAAGCGGGACGGTCGAGGGCCACTTACCACCATTTAAAACACTGCATATATGCACGTATTGCTCTTAGTGGTCACTAAAGGTTGCCATGCATTTAACCCATATTGTTTGGTGTGGTGATAAGTTGGTCGTGGATTGTCCAACCATCACTCGCACATAAAGCAGCCAATTAGCACAAGGAAACATCAAACTCATCTCCACTAGAAGGAAAATATGATCGTCCgatagaaagaaaaaaagaatctATACACCACAGATATTGCGTTGAATAGTCCGTCAGGAACAGAAAATGGCCAATTAATCTATGGCATTCCATAACGAAGTAAACCTTTGAACCACCCCCACAAAAAGAGAATCTAGGAAGAACtataaatgtgtgtgtgtatatatacatgCACGTTCCCTTGCGTATATACCTGAGAATCAGCCATTTCGAGACAATATTTTCTGATACATAGGACGTGGCCAACTTTCTCGTGTCCTGTCTAGCTTGAGAAGACGGCCTCACACGAGGTGCAATGTTGATCTGGTTACACTCCCCTTGAAACCTCCACATCCATACATATTGAGCTCCCAAGTAGTGTCATCGTGATAAATGCCCATTGAACAAAAGCAGGACACTGAGCAAATTCATTCTGCAACCAACTAGGACCTTACAAAGTTGGAAAGGAGATCGTTGAAGGGTCTGTCATATCTCGCATTCCCCGGGTTTACCGAAAGGAAGTACCCTCGCCAAGTTTTGAATGTATATGAATGGATAAAGAGttgcatataaaaaatattttttgttaggCCCCTGGGTTTTAGAGTGATAGATTTGGAGATTTTACTACACCTACAACGGTAGCTAGTGCCATGTAACTCCTGGCGGACTTGTCCTGGCTCGAGCCTCGGCCAGTGAAAGAGCCATGGCTAGCATCATCTGCTCCTCAAAACTCTCGGGAACTACTGTTCCTGCAACAGGTTGAAAGCTATCTTGGTTTTCATCTTGTTGGGGTTGTTCCCCGTGTCTCACTGAGCCATCAAATTCATCAGAACCTTCATAGCTAGTTCCAACTTCAGCCATCTCCGATCTATGATCAACCCATTCTCCAGTATCCCCGGTCATTGCCAAATGGTTATCAAGTGATGCCAGCCTGATGTTCTCCACAGGAAAATAACTTTCAGATTCATGCTCCTCCCGATTCAAAAATCTGCTTGAGCTAGGCATGCTATATGTAGACATGCTTCCACCAGCATAGTTATTAGCTGGCTCTCCGCCTGCTTCTTGTTCTGCAAGTGCTGCAATGGCGCATGCGAGACCACCAGATGGAGATGACGAAGATACGGATATCGGGGCCATCGCCGCCAAGGAACTACGATCATCTGCAATGTATTCTTCAGGCTGAACTGCATGACCATACTGTGGATCTCGTCTTTTCCCACTCCCCTTACATTATCAGTCACAGAAACAAGAAAAAAGTCATTTTGCCATATCACGAGATCAGAGCAAAAGATTAATGATTAGACCAATCAACAATGTGAGGTAACAAGAATATGGGTGAGagaaaattgtaaaattaatcCCATAAGTCGGCCTGGTTGTGATTTTGATCACCTAGCTAATCAGATTCCAGTCTTAGTCCAGAATGTTTTCTTCTTTTGCAATTGTACTTCTTTATTCGCCAAAGTGCTAACGTACCACAAATATTGTTTATATGGCGCTGTTCCCGTGCCATGTCAATACTACAGCAAACAAATTTACAAAATTGCAAAACAAAATTATTGAACAAATTCGACAAATTAGATTACCAAAACCACAAATATGCCAaattacaaattaatttttctattcTCCCAGAAGGAAATAGTGGTCAATATTGATGTTTATGTTCCAACATTGCATAATATCACTACATTATAAAATTAATGCCCCTCAAATGGACCAACTAAAAAGCACATACATATACATTTGGTCACAAAGCATCAAATTTTTTAGCATATCCAAGATTACCTACACAAATGGTCTTCAAAATCAGCTAAGCGACAAGCTCTGAGTTTCTTTACCAAATAATAAATCTAAATATCGCGTCAACAAAGTAGTAAACTTAAATATTGGATGTGTAGAAGTACCTGAATAGACAGCCAAATAGCTTCCATAACCATTATATCCTCGAGATCCAGGTCAAATTCCCCTTCCCTGCATTCAATGTTGGTATAAGAGCAATATATAAGGAATATTGCATCGTAAATCATCTCATAAATATCCAAAGAAGTAATCCCTATTCTATTAGTCCAATCTGCAACCATTATCACCttcatatttaaaaatccaTCTCTCAACTTAGTGCTAATATATGCATGCACGAGTATGTGATGATATGAAACATACTCGTGGTCATAGAAGTAGGTATGAACTATCATGATGTCAGTAAAGTGGCCATAGGAAAGCATTAATAAATTTATGTCATTAAACACACCCAAGGTTTCTTTAGACAGTATGAGATTGAAAACGTAAATATTCTACAATCCATCAGCGAATAATTTGCCAGAACCTTTTGAACAAGGAAGTTGTTTGAATAAGCTCATAAACTTGatagtattttttttctaaaacaaGCTCTCGTAATAGCTTCATCTTGTTAAGCATGTAAATAACAAGATTAAcactataaaaattataatttctctcagttcagttttttattaaacaaattgagatttattttttgaaaaaagaatTATAAAAAAGAATTCTCACAAGATCCAGAAACATTATAAAATCTCATGGAGATTATAAGATGCTCAATAAATTAAGCCAAACACCTCTAAGCCGGTATACCATAAGAACggaaaaatattcatattactGTATATTTCGGTTCATTCTTTATGTGTAAGGTGATCTCAAACACTAGCTATCAATAAAAATGAAGATTACATCTCGTATTTACTTCATCTTTCAGCGTGTAAAGGCACCCACAGGCTCCTAACCACTTAATATCCGTAAACCATGTTAAAAAGCTATTCCATATCAATATAAAAAGTTACCTATGTGAATTTATATTCCAACATACAAGATGAAATCCAGTCATCATTTCGCTGACAAATGTTACACATTACAATCACTGATAAATTGTCATGCATTACATCTTCTAACCACAATCGCACATTAAGCCAACAATGCATGTCGATCTCATCGACAAGTACATGGTATGAATTCTAATACCTTATGACCACAAGATCTTAAATCTAATCATAAGATTGCAAAACAAGCTTTAACATGAGCGAAGAAAGTGGAATTCAAAAGGCTAAAGCAACATTTATGCTCTTCATCTGACAGAACCTtaaagaaaaagtaagaaacAGATTATTGAACATGAATCCTGTTGAACAATAAACCGATATTGAGtatatatgacccaaaaacttCTGCAACAATATTGTATCATATTGAAACAAATGCTGACACTACAGTGAATCAAGAAAAACTAGAGGTAACACTGTCACTGACATTCCTAGAACCTGGGATTGTACCTTTCCCTCCAGATAAAAAGGAAAGATAAATGTGTAAAGAAATTACCAATTTTGAGTTATTATCTTCCTACATTTGACTCTATCTTCATgtttcaagaaaaagaaaaaatttaaaaaaagaaatgtcTGATGAGGGCAACTGCCCAGATTAGCTGGATCCCTGGATCCAATTAAATGAGTACACTAAATTTTCACCAAATTTAGATTACCATTTGAAATGCAACATAATTAGAGTGATAAGTCAACTCCCATGAGATAAACATGGAACAAATGATACAAAACACCTCTAGCCAGCCTCCAATTAACGTGTTCTTTTGGCATACTACCGAACACATCAACACAAACTTTTAAACTGCATGATCCTATTCAATTAAGAACACAGTGGATCATAGCAAGAATAATTTAAGCAGAAATTATAAAACAAGTAGACCTATTTTGCCTTTGGAGTGGAGGCAGTCTTGACGCAGTAGCAGCATTAGACTCGTGAAAGGCCACGATTTCTTCACTTTCCAAGGCAGAAGCAAAAGATGGAGCTAAAATTGGAAGACGTTAAATGTAAATAAGTAGATGAGCAATGACCGTTGACGAGTCTCATATCAATTACCTCTAGTCGAGCAATGATCAGCCTCACTTGCTCTTCTCATGCTGCTTGAAGAACTGACTTCCCTTCGTTTCAGCATCCTATCCTCTTCATCCCGAACTTCTTGCTGCCTCATCCTTATTTTGGCTTCTATAACTCGTTGTTCTTCCTAAAAAGGTAAGTTCGATTACATGCTAACATTTCAGAAGTAGGGGCATTTTCAACAACTATAAGAGGAAAAATATAGCACATGATGATACTAATATTTCACTCTCACAATTTGTTCCAAGCATTTCTCTTCCTTTGTCTTAACACCTCGATATTCCACGGCATAATTTGAGGTTTTGCAGAAAGGGCACCTTTCACTGTTAAGGTAAGCAGAACCAGGAGTACTAGACAGCATAACGAGCAACACAAATAAATAGTTAAAGGCTCAAAGCAAACAATTGCATATTACGAGCAAAGCAAACCGCTTTTatacaaaattgaaaaaaaatcaataaaatagaaATCAAGGATACTGTGTTGGCCGGGTAGAATTAGGAGTCCTCATCTGCAAAAAGCACTCTGAAATGGGGGAA
Proteins encoded in this window:
- the LOC140987510 gene encoding E3 ubiquitin-protein ligase DA2-like isoform X3; amino-acid sequence: MKGICTECFLQMRTPNSTRPTHTPGSAYLNSERCPFCKTSNYAVEYRGVKTKEEKCLEQIEEQRVIEAKIRMRQQEVRDEEDRMLKRREVSSSSSMRRASEADHCSTRAPSFASALESEEIVAFHESNAATASRLPPLQRQNREGEFDLDLEDIMVMEAIWLSIQGSGKRRDPQYGHAVQPEEYIADDRSSLAAMAPISVSSSSPSGGLACAIAALAEQEAGGEPANNYAGGSMSTYSMPSSSRFLNREEHESESYFPVENIRLASLDNHLAMTGDTGEWVDHRSEMAEVGTSYEGSDEFDGSVRHGEQPQQDENQDSFQPVAGTVVPESFEEQMMLAMALSLAEARARTSPPGVTWH
- the LOC140987510 gene encoding E3 ubiquitin-protein ligase DA2L-like isoform X1 encodes the protein MGNKLGKKRHAVDEKYTRPQGLYQHKDVDHKKLRKLILDSKLAPCFPGDDDYACDLEECPICFLFYPSLNRSRCCMKGICTECFLQMRTPNSTRPTHTPGSAYLNSERCPFCKTSNYAVEYRGVKTKEEKCLEQIEEQRVIEAKIRMRQQEVRDEEDRMLKRREVSSSSSMRRASEADHCSTRAPSFASALESEEIVAFHESNAATASRLPPLQRQNREGEFDLDLEDIMVMEAIWLSIQGSGKRRDPQYGHAVQPEEYIADDRSSLAAMAPISVSSSSPSGGLACAIAALAEQEAGGEPANNYAGGSMSTYSMPSSSRFLNREEHESESYFPVENIRLASLDNHLAMTGDTGEWVDHRSEMAEVGTSYEGSDEFDGSVRHGEQPQQDENQDSFQPVAGTVVPESFEEQMMLAMALSLAEARARTSPPGVTWH
- the LOC140987510 gene encoding E3 ubiquitin-protein ligase DA2-like isoform X4, with the translated sequence MKGICTECFLQMRTPNSTRPTQCPFCKTSNYAVEYRGVKTKEEKCLEQIEEQRVIEAKIRMRQQEVRDEEDRMLKRREVSSSSSMRRASEADHCSTRAPSFASALESEEIVAFHESNAATASRLPPLQRQNREGEFDLDLEDIMVMEAIWLSIQGSGKRRDPQYGHAVQPEEYIADDRSSLAAMAPISVSSSSPSGGLACAIAALAEQEAGGEPANNYAGGSMSTYSMPSSSRFLNREEHESESYFPVENIRLASLDNHLAMTGDTGEWVDHRSEMAEVGTSYEGSDEFDGSVRHGEQPQQDENQDSFQPVAGTVVPESFEEQMMLAMALSLAEARARTSPPGVTWH
- the LOC140987510 gene encoding E3 ubiquitin-protein ligase DA2L-like isoform X2, with translation MGNKLGKKRHAVDEKYTRPQGLYQHKDVDHKKLRKLILDSKLAPCFPGDDDYACDLEECPICFLFYPSLNRSRCCMKGICTECFLQMRTPNSTRPTQCPFCKTSNYAVEYRGVKTKEEKCLEQIEEQRVIEAKIRMRQQEVRDEEDRMLKRREVSSSSSMRRASEADHCSTRAPSFASALESEEIVAFHESNAATASRLPPLQRQNREGEFDLDLEDIMVMEAIWLSIQGSGKRRDPQYGHAVQPEEYIADDRSSLAAMAPISVSSSSPSGGLACAIAALAEQEAGGEPANNYAGGSMSTYSMPSSSRFLNREEHESESYFPVENIRLASLDNHLAMTGDTGEWVDHRSEMAEVGTSYEGSDEFDGSVRHGEQPQQDENQDSFQPVAGTVVPESFEEQMMLAMALSLAEARARTSPPGVTWH